CGAACAACGTCAACTAACTGAAGAAGGGAAACTTGGAAATTTTGATAGTCTTTCCAGAGAAAATAAACTTACAGGAGTACCCTTTACTACTGTGGACACATGAGCTGGGATCGAACCTTCAATATCAGGAACTGGAGCCAGCCTTGAAAGTCCAAAATCAGCAACCTTTGCATTATAATTAGAGTCGAGTAATATGTTGCTTGCCTTGATATCTCGGTGGAAAATTGGGGGATCTGCGTCTTTATGTAGGTAGAGGATGCCCTTTGCTGAAGCCAAGGCAATTCTCAATCTCAATGCAAAACTCAGGGGTTCTTTAGACTTGGCTGTGATACCACCCACAGACAAGATGAATCAGCTACAATACTCAATACACAAGTATatagaaaattataattaaattgacGATTTTATATAGAAAGAAAAGAGATATCTACTTTAGCTGGTTCTTGCTTACTGAAtgacaaataataataaaaaggaaCCCCAAGTAGAAAATTATTTGTACCAGAAAGATGATCTCTAAGGGTGCCATTtgacataaactcataaaccaaCATCTGCAGGCATAATGGAATACATGATAAGCTTTTCTCAAATGATAATTTTTGACATCACAGGATAAATAAAAAGAACAAAAGAGTTATATATCTGGCATAGAATGCCAAAGTTTTCCTTGTCGGTGGAATCACTTGAAAGGAAATGTAGAAAAAATAGAACAATTCCTGCGGCTCCTAAATATCATTTCTAGATTGAattgtttctttatttttcttgaaaTTATTCAGCAATCAGAACAATAAAATATAAGCCTTCCACGTATGTCAAAGTCGGAACAATTGTCCCAAAGTTGTGGCCTAGTTTTTAAGGCTTTCCTCACACACGGTGAGAGCacatatgcttcgactgtgagGCTTGCAACATTGCAGGAGAGAACAGAGACTTATGCCTACAGCTTACTCTATGCCTACGATTACTCTAGTCAGGGATTTCACTTGACTCCCTAAATGGATGAAAAAACACAGGCaggatttgattaatttaacgAAAATGTGAAGACAATAAAGATGAATTTAAACATTTGGGAAATATATTAGGAAGGTACCTGTTCACCTTCTTCATCACAGTATCCAACCAAAGAAACGAGATTCCTGTGATGTAGCCTCGACAACAATTCTATTTCTGTTAAGAATTCCTTCTCACCTTGCAAAGAATGCTCCTGAGCACGTTTGATGGCCACAACCGTGCCATCAGCAAGAATGCCTTTATAAACTTTTCCATATCCTCCTTGACCAACTTGAGCGGagctattaaaattatttgtagcCAAGGCCATTTCAGCATAACTAAAGTCCTTCACGCCATCAATTTTTAGAAAGGCTTTAGATGCTATGCACAAACAGAGGCAAACGTTAGACATGGAACTATTTTGACCAACAGATCTTACTTTCAAACACTTGAACAGCATTACCCATCAATCTcttaaaataacataataaaataGTATATCTTATTACActatgtttaaattttaaacgatACAGACATGGCATCAGAATATGCGTTGTTATAGCCCAAAACTTGAGAAGGCATCATGGACAAACATAATTTATAAGCATTTGCAATCTAGTAATAGGAAATACTTACCATGACGTCTTTTTGAAATTGCACGGTAGCCTCTCATATATCTCCTCAGGATAATAAGTGAAACAATTGCAGATAATGTAACTGTACCAGCAATTGCACCCAATACTATGCCAGCCAAGGCACCCTTGCTGATACCAGATGATGATGGTGAGGTTATAAACACTGCAACATCATGAGAACCATAAGCAAAACATCATCAAATTTATGCAGCAACTCTGTCACATCCTTGTGTAGGAGAAACTAAGCTAGATGCATAACTTACGATTTTGTTCGTCAGCACAtcaaaattcatattaaattaaGCTTTATGATCATTCAGTTTCATTATAGGTTATAGCAAAGGCATGACATGCATGGACATGATGAAGTCCAAATGACACCAACAAGAGGTGCTTTACCCTTGACACAATATATTGCACAAAACTGAATAACACCTCTCCACATCGATAAGTACAGGCAAGCTTCAAATATGCAACAACCAAGATTATCACAAAATTATATGTTAAGTATAGCGAATTCTTCCTATGATTATTCAGCAAGCATAAAGTACTTCCTGGCATTACAAATGCACATTAGAGGACATGTTTATGCAAGAAATAAGTGAATACAGCTTAACTGCTCCTCAATATTGTTAAATGCATGCAAAAGAACTAAGTTAAAGTTCATCTTATTGCTAATAGATGAAGTATGGTAACTTTTCACAATCCTTGagctgaaaaaaaaataaaataaggcaATCcagaattactatttaatcactTGAAAAGTGCATAAAAACGTGACACCAAGTTCAAATTATTTCACATGTTCTACCAGATAAGATATAAGAAGGCTGAATTAAAATAGGCACTATTTTTGTTTAAGACAAACCATTATAAGGGTCCAACAGGGGGAAGTTCAGAAGCTCATAAGGTCCAAATATAACACTATCAGGTATAGTCCAGTCGGTGAACTTGCTCCTGATACGGAGAACCTCGCTTGCATTAAAGACATGAGAACTCTTGTTGCTAGCATCATAGAGAGGAAATAGCTGAAGTTGCATTTCCAATCTATGTCCATCTTCCCATTGGACGTTCTCAAGGTATAGCTGATAAACCTCCAAGTTCAGACCAGTGGTCAAATACACTTCAAACAGCTCTTTGTATTCTAAAAAATCGTAGAATCCAGGACTTTTCAATCGATATCCAACAGTCAGAGGGGCAGCACAAAAACAACGCACAGGAGATGTTGGGGAATATGTATAAGGACAGGCTTGAAGGGGACAATCCTCAGTAGTGTTTGCCGAACCCTGGTTGTCTACATTGTCATTTTGAGATCCACAAAATTGAACCAGGTTGGAAGTTGAGCATACAGGATTGCCTTGTAGCCTGAACATTATTCAGGACTATTAGGAAGTGTATTGGTAAACATGTACATCATGAACATAAAGACACAAAGTTATATGAAAAGATAAGCAAACCATAGTGAAACATTCTGAGGGAGACTGATAGTGCCATCACCGGAAATGTTTGTCAGTCTATTGTTCTCAAAATCCCTGCAATATCAAAGAGTGGAAAAACCATTCATTAGAAAAAGGGATGTGAGATACTACAAAATTATAGCAGATCCTAGAGATTAAATGTTCATTCTTAAAAGTTATGTTGTTAGCAATCCAAAACCTTTGAGGGTCTACTATAGGCGAAGGAAGAGAGACATAGGAGATCAGTCCAGGAAAAAGGGAGAATCGGGACAGCTGAGAATGCAGACAAAAGGGGATAATACAATTAGCGGGAATCATGGATGACAATCACTTGGAAATGATTGCTGCTTGGGATAAGGGTATAAAtaaatgaagaattttgggaggaACTGAAAAATTTTGGgaggaattttttattctattctaattgaattgatttttacaaggtttgagtatttatacacaaagaagtaacttaaattagaaatatttataataagaataaaattccTATAATCAAGTCTAATTAGAATTCCAAAGATCtgaatcctcctaattaggaAACCTGTTGTGCTGGTCAACACTACCTTTCAAATTGGTGCATAGATATCACACATGACCAACTTGCAAATTAAGATGTGATAGATTTTGTTGTTGAGTCTTTTGGTAAACACATCAGCTATCTGTTCATTAAAAGTCACATGATTTAATATCAAAATAtcatttattaacttctctttAATAAAGTGTCGATCAATCTCTACGTGTTTTATTCAGTCATATTGAACCAGATTGTGGGCTATATTGATGGCAGTTTTGTTGTCACAGTATAAGAGGAGTTTGTCTCTCTCCAATAGTTTCAATTCCTCCAATAATCTCTGCAACTATAAGAGTTCACAGACACCTTGTATCATCGCTTTATACTCCACCCTGGCACTTGATCGAGTAACATCACTTTGCTTTTTGTTTCTCCAAGTGACAAGATTTCCTCCTACAAGTGTGCAGCAACCACTAGTCGACCTCCTATCATCATGGGATCCAGCCCAAATTGCATCTTGAATGTGTGTATGCGGAGATGATCGTGTTTAGAGAATAAGAAACCTTTTCCAGAAACAAACTTTAAGTATCGCAAAATGTGAAAAACAGCTTGCATGTCAGACTTACGAGAATCATGTATAAACTGACTGATTAAGCTGACTGCATATGTTATGTCTGATCgaatatgtaaaaaataaatcagtCTGCCTACTAACTTCTAATATCTGACAATATCCACCGATTCACCAATTCCTATTTGTAGCTTGTGATTGCTCTCAATGAGAGTTTCTACTGGTTTACAGCCTAACATACCAATTTTTTTCAAAAGTTCCAGAATGTATCTTTCCTGAGAAATAAAAATTCCCTTCTTTGATCTGACAACCTCGATTTCTAggaaatcttaaaatttttcctaaatctttaattttaaacttttgaGCCAAATGTTTTTTCAGTCGAGTTATCTCTTCAATGTCATTCTCTATCATtattatatcatcaacatagattATGAGAAGAGTAATTTTACTCTTATGATGTCTGATAAATAGAGTATGGTCAGCATTGCTCTGTTGATAACCAAAGAAAATTATAGTTTTGCTGAATTgatcaaaccaagctctgggtGACTGTTTTAACCCATACAAAACCTTCTTTAGCCTACACAACTTTTCTTGTGTTTTTTCATCAGCAAATCTAGGAGCAATTTTCATATACACTTCCTCCAAGTCTCTGTGGAGGAATGcatttttcatatcaaattGTTATAGGTCCTAGTCAAGATTGGCAGCGCAAGATAGCAATACTCTGATTGAATTCATTTTGGCAACAAGGACAAATATCTCctggtaatccactccataggtttgagtGTATCCTTTGGCAATTAGTCTGGCCTTGAATCTTTCAATATATCCATCTGCTTTGTATTTTACGGTGAACAACATTTACAGCCAACTGGTTTTTTTCCAGGTGGAAGAAACATCAACTTCTATGTCTTATTTTTAGTCAAGGCTTTCATTTCTTCAATAATTGCTCCCTTCTAATTAGAATCTTTAAGAGCTTCTTCCAATCCTATGTGATAGACACATAGAAAATAGACAAAACAAAAACTCTATAGGATGGAGATAGAGAATCATAAGAGAGAAAGTTAGAAAGAGAGTGCTTTGTACAAGACCTAACTCCTTTTCTTTGAGCAATTAGTTTATCCAGATCATCGATGGGTTTAAGGTTTAGGGATGACTCACCagatggagaagaggaagattcaTGACACTAAGTAGACTGTACAATGGCTTTTTTTGCTTCTGTTGTGTCTCTTCTTGAGTATCTCCTTAAATCTTATTTATCCAAATGCCCAATCATTATCTTTTCCTAGTCACCGTTAGTCTCCCTTGTATAGTAGTCTCCTCTAAATTAAAACACTCTAGAGTTATAGGACTAAGAATCACCTCTTCTCTCTCATTGTTCTCCCCCTGAAAAGGTGATTGAATAGTACTGAAGTAAGGTTCAATTTCTCTAGACGTAACATTCatattgataaaatatttttttgagatGGAGGGTGGTAACATTTGTAACCCTTCTAAATAGGAgagtacccaacaaacacaaATTTAAGAGCCCTCTAATCGAGCTTTCCACCTGTCCTAGTATGAACAAAACATGTGCATCCAAACACCTTTAGTGGAACAGTATAAGCATTTTTCCCTTGTAGCACCTCTAAAGGGCTTTTAAGGCAAGTGTTTTGAGAGGCATTCTGTTAACGAGATAAACTGCAGCTAAAACTACATCTTCCCAATAGGTTTTTAGAAGGTTCATAGTGAAAAGGAGAAATCGAGCTACTTCCAACAGGTGTCTATTTTTTCTTCCAACAACACCATTTTGGGACTAGTGTAAAGACAACTAGTTTAATGCAGTATTCCATTAGACTCCAGATAAGCAAAAAAAGGTCTATCCATGTACTCTGTGCCATTATCAGTTCTCAAAACTTTTCTCtaagtatcaaattgagtataAACTATCTtgtgaaaagattgaaagcaaTAAAACACATCACTTTTTGCCTTTATCAGATAAACCCAAGTCATATGAGTGAagcaataaataaaagtaataaacTAACGATTACTAGATAGTGAGACCATTTGAGTAGGTCCCCAAACGTCGGAATGGATGGTCACAAAAGGCATCGTACTCCTATTGTTACTGGAGGGATAAGAGGTTCTTGTATAcatagcatactcacaagcatcacaaactaAAGAATCACATTGAGgcctgaaaaataaattaggataaagtttcTCTAAATCAAAGAAGGATAGATGTTCTAACTATCGATGCCATTGTATGATTTTTCTAGTTGACATCCTGATTTCTGTGGATATCCTAACCGTCGATGCCACTGTATGATTTCCTAGTTGACATCCTGATTTCTTCCAAAAAGAGTCCGAGGTGAATTCAAACCTAGATTtccttttaatatatataagccATCAAACAGTCTACTATAGTCAATCCTCTTCCCAGTTTGAAGGCCCtcaataacacaatgatcagaaAAAAAACTCAATTATTAAAGGTTTCGGTAAgagcactgacagataaaagattaataAGAAAACGAGAAATATAGAGAACAGAGAATAGCTTAATATTAGAAGTACAAACAATCGATCCGGTTCTAGAGACAAGAATAAAAGAGCTATCGGTTACTCTGACTTTGTCCTTTTGTAGACATTGTGAAGgtaattaagaaaatttttagAGGAACCCGTCATGTACCTAtttgcaccagaatcaataatccaaatagtataaaaaacacatacatcacctccattagtgcctttcttatctaatattttaaaggTAAAAAAGCGCTAGCAATACAAAGAGGCAGAAACGATCAAGTTACTGTTAAAACACCTTAAACAACCCAAAAGAGAATTTGATCACGAACAGGGCAAGTCAAAAGGGCGACATGCAGGAAAGAGGGCCCGAAAAGGAGCACCGACGGGAAAGGACACCAGAGGAAAGCTCACGCGCCAGCGCGTGGAAGGAGACGCAGAAGCTGTGGCAGCGCGAGCCTCACGCACATGACTTTGCAGCATTGCAGCTGGGCGGTCTGGCTAGCGACGGTCCGGCAATCCTCTTGGTGCCGATGGTGAGGTGTGAAAAGGTCTCTAAATAGGTAGTATCAAAAaggtagatctagggttttgaaaccttaaagagaaaaaattaaatttaaaccctaaaatcaggaaaaagttttgataccatgaagaattttgggaggaactgaagaattttggaaggaattttttattctattataattgaattgatttttacaaggtttgaatatttatacacaaagaatcaacctaaattagaaatatttacaataagaataaaattcaTATAATCAAGCTCTATAATCAAACCTAATTAGGATCTCAAATACCtgaatcctcctaattaggaACTCTTTTATGTTGGTCAACAATAAATAAAAGGGTAGTCACAGTGAAGTGTATGACTTGTCTTCTTATTACTTgtcttcttattttcttttctaaaatgCATTACTGCTTTGGCTAGCTTGAGCTAGACAGGAGATTACTCCTAAAATTCTTATTGTATCCTCTGAGGAGGTTCTTTTTAAGTAATATTAACACTTGTCCTTGTTGTATACATTCTTAATTGCTTCTCACTCTATCACATGTTGACATATAAAATCTTTATCTTAGAAACCAATAATAGATGTTCAAGAGAGTTCACAAACTGGAATTTGTGTTGGCCTTTAAACTCTGACTGCAGTTttaccaagaaaaaaaaatgacatTTTCATTTTGGCTCTTACAAGATAAGCCTTTCAGATGCATTCAAAGTCTGACTTTGCCAAAGGGTAGATGGAATGGAGCCACTCAATGAATTGTTTGCAACTGACCTGTCATGGAAGAAGGTTAAGCCATTTATTTTACTACAGAGAACAgagttcatttttctttttccatatGCATTTATTAGAATCAAAACCTTACTGCTTTAATAGAGACAAGAATTTTGCTCAGCAAAACCTATTGTAACAATTAAGAAATGAGAGTTAAGAAAATGCTCACAATCTTTGAAGATTAGGCAAGCTCGAAAAGTTGGCAGGAATACTTCCAGTAAGATCATTGTTAGATAAATCACTGTAAATATTGGTTAGCTAGTGAACATCAGCACTGAAGAAAAATTAACAACAGCATAACCTTCAGGATTTCAAAGACACTTTGGGATTGTTTTAAGAAAATACCCATACATTTTATTCAAACCAATTCTACAAAGTGCAAATAGTGCTACAAGTGCAAGATAGTGTAATCTTACATGTTTGTAATATTCTCAGAAAGCCTTTCAGTAGGTATGGATCCATTTAGCTGGTTTGAACTAAGGTCTctgaaaattaaatcaaaatagtGAAAAGATGAACCAGCACAGATCTCAAAATAGGAATAAATAAAAGCTTATCCAGTCTATGCATTCCAACTTCCAATTGGAAAGCCCATAATTTTCAATTAATGTTTCATAAAGGAAAACTCAAGATATATACTTACATATATCCAAGGTTTGTTATCCTACTCAGATCAGGGATTGGACCTTGCAAATTACAGTTTCTGAGACTCCTGATAAGGCCAAGGAAAATGCATGAGATAAtgttacataaaaataaaatgcaggAATAACATAACCAACATGCTTTGACTATAATTTGGAAGTTCATTAAGCTTCTATCTAGTAACTAGTGACAGCCAGTTGACATGATAAATCCTCATTTCAACTACAATACATAATTAGTCTTCATTTTAGGCTTGGATGTTGCTACTTTAATGTGCATAAGGGTGCAAATGAGCTAAGCCGAGCTGAGTATGATTAGTATTCAAGCTAATTTGTCCTATTCTAAGTTAACTCAAGCACAAACTAAGTTCAAATTTCACTGTTCAATCTTGTTTTGAATAGAAGATGCCAAGCTTAGTACTATGATCAAGGGTTAAGGaagaaactttttttttaacagtGCTCAAATAATCTTTCTACAACTTTCACACTTTGTCACTCAAGTTTGGTTTTTCATCAAACAAGTACCCTATGATTTTTCACCTTTACTTTATCCCTTGCTGCCATATAATGCCATTAAACCTCCATATTAAATTAAGTACTACATCAGCAAGCCATTAACAGGAGGAGGGATAGAATAATGGCGCTTAACTACTTGGTACCTTTTTTATGAAAGACAAACTTTTGTCCCTTGAGTTATAAAGTGCAAAACCACATGTCACTTTTCATGAAATTAccactaaaaaattaaagactCCACAGCAGTAGATTCATCCAGAAGGGCCAAATGGTCTCAAATTTCCAATGAAATTGAGGCCTCCTCATAAAGAGGAGGTGATGCCCCCCTTACATAACTTGTATCCATGTTCCTCTAattaacttttctttcatagcTCAATTACTTATATTCCAAATTCAATAtgttatagtttaatttttttattttattcacatGACTACTACAGCAAAGGTCTCAAAACATACTTTAACTTTAGATTACTTTTCTACTAGACGAAAGATTGTaggttaaaataatttatgtatCGACTCATATGAAGGAGCTCTTTTCCCTAATGGTGCAAATAAAAAAAGCATTTTCAGAAAAGGGATGaccaaaaaatttatttctctaatAGCGGTATTTTGGCCACATAGTATCAGTCAAAGCCAAGTCGTGGTTCAAAAACAGGAGTAAGAAGAGAAGCAAAATTTTAAAGCATAATGAGCTGAAAAGAAATGATAAACAATCtttcaaaatgaaaattaaaaaaaaaaaatcaagttaTTTAGATTTAGAGAAGTGTATGAATTAAATGAATCGAGTATCTAACATATTCATACTTCACAATTTTTCGTAAGGTGATAACGAAAGGTATAACTTGTACAAGTCGTGAAATAAAATGTGACTTGCTGACTTGGCAAATGACTAGAAGTAAGTGAAGCCCACAAATTGGCCATCTTTTTAGTTTTTTCTACATTTAAAAATCCATTTTAAATAGCTAGacattttagaaaattatgGAAAATCAATACAATAACATAATATTTTGAAATCTAAATTATTTCTGcatcaaaaataaaacttttgcaTTAGAAAAATCAATAATGCAGTAAGGAGAACAAATACATAGTgtttaactatttaaaattgatttttgcaagtagaaaataaataaaatagtgaaAAGTATAAGATGGCTCAAGTCATGAGCTTGGCTCACAACTAATATTGTTGGCCTATTACGACTTGCTCAAGTCGTAATTCTTTTTCTCGAGTTGTACAAATCATAATCTTTTTTCACAACTTGCTCACATgagctttaaaattttatccatATTCTATAATGTGTTTTTGAATCATGATTGATAATTGACGGGTCAAATTCACCCTTATtgggaaaataattttttcttatacTTTTGTTGGAAATATTTTCCTGCATGCCCGCTTTTGGAAATAAAAAAAAGCATCATATCAAGCTTAGTTGTAAAACAAATACAAACACACTTATTCATGAATATAATTGGGTTTCAGTGTATAcattttcatttgtttattAAAGGGACCAAAAAATCTCTGTTCCTTTCGGTTAACAATGTAAACCAAACCAACAAGAGATGAATTTTTAAAACCAGAAACTAATTCTCAAATTGCATTATTTCAAAATATCCATAACAAAATCTGCTGAAATAATAATAAGCTAGCCCCTTTATAGAGCATCCAAACCTAATCAAATTAGGAACATTATCCTAACTAATTAGGAATAAACAAGAATCTTAACTCTAATTAAAATAGGATCCTAACTTAGCAAAATCGTTAGTTCCTATATTTATGTTTCTTCCTAAAATAAGTACTCCTAAAATCTCTAGGAGCATGATTTGCTTCATCTAACTTTATAGAGCTACTAGCAATTGCATGAGTTATTCAATGAACGAGTCACATGTTCACTTAGAATCCTGTGGCTGtgcactaaaattttaattacaaagaATAGTAATTAAGAAATGGGTTGCCATAAACTGAAAGATTATCAAGTAAAGGGACTTTGATGACACATTGGACAACCCATCAATCCAAAGCCTCAAATTGTAGGTGAGGGCTCAATAATACATCCTATGATAGAAACATACAATCAACTCAAAAGCCAAAGCTTAATAATGAAGCCAGCCCATGCATTATGTTTATAGGTCTCATGTTGTGTGTTAATCAATTCAAGCTTGACAATGAAGCTTTATAATGGGAGATTTAACTCTTTAACAATGGTCCAGTGACCTGAAGAGTTAATCtcattcataattaatatatagttGCTAGCAAATTGCTCTGCATCCTGGGCTCGTAAAAGTACTTCCAAATAACATATTGCATTTTGCACTTACAATTTCAATAGTTGAGTCATGTTGCCATATGAATCTGGAATTGTTGCCCCATCAAAGTTGTTGTTATCAAGTTGACTgaaaaagcaaaaaagaaaTCAAGGCAACATAAAAAAGTTAGAACAGAATCTACAAAGATAAGACCTATTATAGAGGAACTGACATAAGAAAACATGAATTCCTGCTTCATCTCTGGGGGGTAGAGAAACCATACAGTATTAATAACTTTGGCAATTCAGAAAGCTCTGGTGGCAGATGTCCAGATAAGTTATTGTTATCTAGCAGGCTGCAATCACATTCCAACAAATGAGCGAAGTAAGGGACTGGACAACAAAGGGTAGCAATAAACTGAACCAAAGATGTTCACAGACCCTGCTATAGCTGCAAAAAAATGCCACATTTCTCACATAAGACTAGACAATTTTCAACTTACAAGTGAAGAAGATTTGGTAATCTTGACAGTTCTGGTGGGATTTGCCCGCTAATTGAATTGTTATTCATGTGACTGctcaaaagggaaaaaaatacaCATGAAGtgaaaaatcagtaaaagaatCAAATGTACACCAGTTGTGTTTAGGCTAAATAGCATCAGAGAAACTCTCACAAGTGCTGTGCACTGTTCAAGTTTGCAAATGACACAGGGAGGGATCCTGATATATTGTTCTCATCAATCTGTATTCTGTTCAAGTTTGGAAGATTGCCAAGCTCTTCAGGCAAAGGACCTGTTAATTTGTTTCCATTCAAAAGCCTGAAAGCACAAGTATCATAGAATAAGAACTCAAGGTAGATGTCTAGAGCAAAGGAATGcgaaaataaaataactatattCAGATTTTTGCTTTCCtcaatattaaataaatgagattaaaaaaaacaatCGTAAAATTTAAGAACAAAGAACTTTTCAATGTCTAAGTTGATGAGCATATTTGCATTATAAGTTAAAAGTAGTAGTTTAACTTACAAGAGTACCAAAGATTTGATGTCTCCTATCTCCTTTGGTATACTCCCACTTATATTGTTCCACATAAAATCCCTTCAAGAATACCAAAAGAGAGTAGTTATCATCAAGgcggagagagagaagagagagagatacAAATATCCACTGTCAGGGAATCTTTCAGGGAAAATAAAGTAATCTGTGCTTACAATATTTGCATATGAGATAAGCGACCAAGTGATGGTGATAAAGTTCCCAACAGGTTCATTCCAAATAGTTGCCTgccaaaatgaaaaaaaaaaaaaaggaatgaaCATATTGTTACAAATAGTAGCCAAGTGTACTAAAACTACATATAATTTTCAAAGTTTGAGTGTTATTGCCAGAAAACAGCTGCTACATAATGCTTGTCATAAATTAGCAGTCAACTTTTAAAgcaacaaaaagatgaaaaggaaAAATCACTATTGATTCTCCAATTCATTgatatttgatgatatattTTGAAAAAGTGACCAATGTTCAGCATATAGTATCTACCTTTGAAGGATGCTATGtcgaatattaaataaaataaaataaaaactggaAATATATTTGACTTTGACTGTAACCAAAAGAAAAATGCGACTTAAATGCTCATGAAAGGAAAAGATGCAAAATCATACAGTTCTCTAACATGAAGATAGCCATCATCCAATGTTGTATTGAAGCACAAAACTCCAGTCCAAATTGATGTGCAGGGATCCCCACTATTCCAATTGCTCAAATTTTTATTGACATCAATCAAATTGCTCTTCACATCAAGCAGTGCACTCACTGCAAATTTAAGCATATACAATGTTGAGCAACTCATTTGCTTGACCAACTAAAGATTATTGAAGAAATAATAAGATCTTTCGCCAATTTAAGCGATTCAATACGTAAATGTATCATATTTGGGTGAGTATAAGCAGTTTAGGTAACACTGGTTTTATCATGTTTGACTTGAGTTTCAGATTAGAACTTTATGCACTTTCGCATCACCTCATATTAACTCAGCATTTCGACAATAATTGCAGGACAAGTTATTTGCAGAGTTCAGAAAGCTCTTTATTTAAACTAAAAGAAAGGGAAATAGAAGAAAAGAGCATCAGTTCAAGGAGAAAAACCTTCTAAAGGATCAGTAACGGCATCTTGTGCTTCAATAAGGAGTGGAGACCAACACAGCCACACAAGCAAAACGGCTCCAAAAGTGACAGTT
This is a stretch of genomic DNA from Manihot esculenta cultivar AM560-2 chromosome 2, M.esculenta_v8, whole genome shotgun sequence. It encodes these proteins:
- the LOC110609234 gene encoding probable LRR receptor-like serine/threonine-protein kinase At1g06840 isoform X2; protein product: MFQDSVVFPILGIPKTRTVTFGAVLLVWLCWSPLLIEAQDAVTDPLEVSALLDVKSNLIDVNKNLSNWNSGDPCTSIWTGVLCFNTTLDDGYLHVRELQLFGMNLLGTLSPSLGRLSHMQILDFMWNNISGSIPKEIGDIKSLVLLLLNGNKLTGPLPEELGNLPNLNRIQIDENNISGSLPVSFANLNSAQHFHMNNNSISGQIPPELSRLPNLLHFLLDNNNLSGHLPPELSELPKLLILQLDNNNFDGATIPDSYGNMTQLLKLSLRNCNLQGPIPDLSRITNLGYIDLSSNQLNGSIPTERLSENITNIDLSNNDLTGSIPANFSSLPNLQRLSVANNSLSGSIPSTLWQSQTLNASERLILDFENNRLTNISGDGTISLPQNVSLWLQGNPVCSTSNLVQFCGSQNDNVDNQGSANTTEDCPLQACPYTYSPTSPVRCFCAAPLTVGYRLKSPGFYDFLEYKELFEVYLTTGLNLEVYQLYLENVQWEDGHRLEMQLQLFPLYDASNKSSHVFNASEVLRIRSKFTDWTIPDSVIFGPYELLNFPLLDPYNVFITSPSSSGISKGALAGIVLGAIAGTVTLSAIVSLIILRRYMRGYRAISKRRHASKAFLKIDGVKDFSYAEMALATNNFNSSAQVGQGGYGKVYKGILADGTVVAIKRAQEHSLQGEKEFLTEIELLSRLHHRNLVSLVGYCDEEGEQMLVYEFMSNGTLRDHLSAKSKEPLSFALRLRIALASAKGILYLHKDADPPIFHRDIKASNILLDSNYNAKVADFGLSRLAPVPDIEGLP
- the LOC110609234 gene encoding probable LRR receptor-like serine/threonine-protein kinase At1g06840 isoform X1, whose translation is MFQDSVVFPILGIPKTRTVTFGAVLLVWLCWSPLLIEAQDAVTDPLEVSALLDVKSNLIDVNKNLSNWNSGDPCTSIWTGVLCFNTTLDDGYLHVRELQLFGMNLLGTLSPSLGRLSHMQILDFMWNNISGSIPKEIGDIKSLVLLLLNGNKLTGPLPEELGNLPNLNRIQIDENNISGSLPVSFANLNSAQHFHMNNNSISGQIPPELSRLPNLLHFLLDNNNLSGHLPPELSELPKLLILQLDNNNFDGATIPDSYGNMTQLLKLSLRNCNLQGPIPDLSRITNLGYIDLSSNQLNGSIPTERLSENITNIDLSNNDLTGSIPANFSSLPNLQRLSVANNSLSGSIPSTLWQSQTLNASERLILDFENNRLTNISGDGTISLPQNVSLWLQGNPVCSTSNLVQFCGSQNDNVDNQGSANTTEDCPLQACPYTYSPTSPVRCFCAAPLTVGYRLKSPGFYDFLEYKELFEVYLTTGLNLEVYQLYLENVQWEDGHRLEMQLQLFPLYDASNKSSHVFNASEVLRIRSKFTDWTIPDSVIFGPYELLNFPLLDPYNVFITSPSSSGISKGALAGIVLGAIAGTVTLSAIVSLIILRRYMRGYRAISKRRHASKAFLKIDGVKDFSYAEMALATNNFNSSAQVGQGGYGKVYKGILADGTVVAIKRAQEHSLQGEKEFLTEIELLSRLHHRNLVSLVGYCDEEGEQMLVYEFMSNGTLRDHLSAKSKEPLSFALRLRIALASAKGILYLHKDADPPIFHRDIKASNILLDSNYNAKVADFGLSRLAPVPDIEGSIPAHVSTVVKGTPGYLDPEYFLTHKLTDKSDVYSLGVVFLELLTGMQPISHGKNIVREVNISYQSGMIFSVIDGRMGSYPSNSVEKFLNLAIKCCEEDTDSRPSMADVVRELETIWLMVPESDKKTTDTVISDPEKLESSSPSSSSMVKHPFMSSDISGSDLVSGFIPSITPR